The following proteins are encoded in a genomic region of Anomaloglossus baeobatrachus isolate aAnoBae1 chromosome 6, aAnoBae1.hap1, whole genome shotgun sequence:
- the LOC142317099 gene encoding RNA-binding protein 12B-like, whose product MAVVIRLQGLPVNAGSTDIRHFFTGLQIPDGGVHIIGGKDGEAFIVFATDEDARRGMSRTGGVIKNLHVQLLLSSKSEMQSTLEMSRKANKNPKHPAVPPVGDMSRTAKKGGNQSKFENKYHDSNIGNSVSKHKQSYVEKNDKKEANSFNNNVFVYCIGLPYSVTAIDIIHFFKGLDVVEVLFLLRPNGLKNGNAFVKFRSAKDADEAVLLNNEYMGERFISVTKTTEAKWLKAVRNLGEAYSIPKSRTRSRSPQNQQLYVHLKNLSYGIQKEDIRRFFSAPDMEDSQIKFLHDKFNNRTREGFIMLKNERQYEKCLALSKNEFKGRQMLILPIARKAMLALIESHETQTPPKLHDPFERHPKPRGAYEEHPKPRGAYEEHPKPRGAYEEHPKPRGAYEEHPKQRGAYEEHPKQRGAYEEHPKQRGAYEEHPKPRGGYEEPPKQRGMYEEPPKQRGGYEEHPKQRSMYEEPTKQRGTYEEHPKQRGTYEEHPMQCNMYEEYPKQQNPYEEYSRGESSNLKSCVYLRNFPFDVSKAEVQSFFDGFFLHEDDIFLLFDNKGVGLGEAVVRFQSDEQATLAEGLNRLRFLGTVVFVRRISAEQVKEFGAFNDTPMSHSQGHRDDYAKAPLPEVQENSYMGASHDRNEFRRSPERQHGSYPMEIGGRGESYDGFDSGNMNYNNYDNSFSGTDLNFGRPSGAIIRMQNLPYTITINEILDFFYGYNIISSSVDIKYNRKGMTTGHASVCTQSYEEALMAVKELTDKPIGPRNILLSLDRI is encoded by the coding sequence ATGGCTGTAGTGATCCGCTTACAGGGGCTCCCTGTTAATGCTGGTTCGACTGATATTCGGCATTTCTTTACTGGTTTGCAAATTCCTGATGGAGGAGTGCATATTATTGGTGGAAAAGATGGTGAGGCATTTATCGTATTTGCAACAGATGAAGATGCCAGACGAGGCATGAGTCGGACTGGAGGTGTCATTAAGAACTTGCATGTGCAGCTTCTTCTTAGCAGCAAGTCTGAAATGCAAAGTACTCTGGAAATGAGCCGCAAAGCTAACAAAAATCCAAAGCATCCAGCTGTACCACCTGTTGGTGATATGAGCCGAACGGCAAAGAAAGGAGGAAATCAAAGCAAATTTGAGAATAAGTACCATGATTCCAATATAGGCAACAGTGTATCAAAACATAAACAATCGTATGTAGAAAAGAATGACAAAAAGGAAGCAAATTCTTTTAACAACAATGTTTTTGTATATTGTATTGGGCTGCCATACAGTGTAACGGCTATAGATATCATTCACTTTTTTAAAGGCCTAGATGTTGTTGAAGTTCTTTTTCTCTTGCGTCCAAACGGTCTTAAGAATGGAAATGCCTTTGTGAAGTTCAGAAGTGCAAAAGATGCAGATGAAGCTGTGCTTTTGAACAATGAATATATGGGTGAAAGGTTTATATCGGTTACGAAAACTACTGAAGCAAAGTGGTTGAAGGCTGTACGCAATCTTGGTGAAGCATACTCCATACCCAAGAGCCGAACGAGATCTAGGTCACCACAAAATCAACAGTTATATGTGCATCTGAAAAACTTATCATATGGTATCCAAAAAGAAGATATTAGGCGTTTTTTTTCTGCACCTGATATGGAAGATTCTCAGATTAAGTTCCTGCATGACAAGTTTAACAATCGGACAAGAGAAGGCTTCATCATGTTGAAAAATGAGAGGCAGTATGAAAAATGTCTTGCTTTAAGTAAAAATGAATTTAAAGGTCGACAAATGTTAATTTTGCCTATTGCTAGGAAGGCAATGTTGGCGTTAATAGAATCTCATGAAACGCAAACCCCACCAAAATTACATGACCCATTTGAGCGACATCCCAAGCCACGCGGCGCGTATGAGGAACATCCCAAGCCACGCGGCGCGTATGAGGAACATCCCAAGCCACGCGGCGCGTATGAGGAACATCCCAAGCCACGCGGCGCGTATGAGGAACATCCCAAGCAACGCGGCGCGTATGAGGAACATCCCAAGCAACGCGGCGCGTATGAGGAACATCCCAAGCAACGCGGCGCGTATGAGGAACATCCCAAGCCACGCGGGGGGTATGAGGAACCTCCCAAGCAACGCGGCATGTATGAGGAACCTCCCAAGCAACGTGGGGGGTATGAGGAACATCCCAAGCAACGCAGCATGTATGAGGAACCTACCAAGCAACGCGGCACGTATGAGGAACATCCCAAGCAACGCGGCACTTATGAGGAACACCCCATGCAATGCAACATGTATGAAGAATATCCCAAGCAACAAAACCCGTATGAGGAATATTCAAGAGGAGAGTCATCGAATTTAAAGAGCTGTGTATACTTAAGGAATTTTCCCTTCGACGTGAGTAAAGCTGAAGTACAAAGtttctttgatggattttttctgcATGAAGATGATATCTTCTTGCTTTTTGATAACAAAGGAGTTGGTTTGGGAGAAGCTGTGGTTAGGTTTCAATCAGACGAACAAGCTACGCTTGCTGAAGGCTTGAATCGTTTGCGGTTTTTGGGGACAGTAGTGTTTGTAAGACGTATTTCTGCAGAACAGGTGAAAGAATTTGGTGCATTCAATGATACTCCAATGTCACATTCTCAAGGCCATAGAGATGACTACGCAAAGGCTCCACTACCAGAAGTACAGGAAAACTCTTACATGGGGGCAAGCCATGACCGTAACGAGTTTAGACGTTCTCCAGAAAGGCAACATGGTTCTTATCCAATGGAGATTGGTGGTAGAGGTGAGTCTTATGACGGGTTTGACAGCGGAAATATGAATTACAATAACTACGATAATTCCTTTTCGGGTACTGACCTAAACTTTGGCAGGCCATCAGGAGCAATAATACGCATGCAAAACCTACCATACACGATTACCATCAATGAAATTTTAGACTTTTTCTATGGCTATAACATCATTTCTAGTTCTGTTGATATAAAATATAATCGAAAAGGAATGACCACAGGGCACGCTTCAGTCTGCACCCAGAGTTACGAAGAAGCATTGATGGCCGTGAAGGAGCTAACTGACAAACCCATTGGACCACGGAATATTCTTTTGTCTTTGGACAGGATCTGA